A stretch of Orientia tsutsugamushi DNA encodes these proteins:
- a CDS encoding conjugal transfer protein TraH, protein MSIKIRVYVIAALFLLQALVSLAWNIENVFQGMSVNVTRSGSYQNQAAGYYAAGGLSARTSQTSFQPFAITPPSLNMSCSGIDAYLGSFSVISGEELVQLMKNIGSQAKVYAFSLGLKTFAPQIENALKDLRNLAMEMNQFAKGDCELTKALFATALPKNWAMREAVCRDIQSHSGFDYFAAGKKCRNDLAQKQALRQAQNKDSELMLDDYNIFTKAAAKVGIPSNMRDSIMSMTGTIVVTNNNVHFYDSLAQDEKSWISHLKGGESASIYSCDNVSCLHSTLATKYHNITREILCR, encoded by the coding sequence ATGAGCATCAAAATCAGAGTTTATGTTATTGCAGCATTATTTTTGCTACAAGCTCTAGTATCACTAGCTTGGAATATCGAAAACGTATTTCAAGGAATGAGTGTTAATGTTACTAGATCTGGATCATATCAGAATCAAGCGGCTGGATATTATGCGGCTGGCGGATTATCTGCCAGAACAAGCCAAACATCCTTTCAGCCATTTGCTATAACTCCACCATCTTTAAACATGAGCTGTAGCGGTATTGACGCCTATCTTGGTAGTTTCTCTGTTATTTCTGGAGAAGAATTAGTTCAACTAATGAAGAATATTGGTTCTCAAGCTAAAGTTTATGCATTTTCATTAGGATTAAAAACATTTGCTCCACAGATTGAGAACGCTCTCAAGGACTTACGTAATCTAGCAATGGAGATGAATCAATTTGCTAAGGGAGATTGCGAATTAACAAAAGCATTATTTGCTACAGCTTTACCAAAGAACTGGGCTATGAGAGAAGCTGTTTGCCGTGATATACAGTCACACAGCGGGTTTGATTATTTTGCTGCTGGTAAAAAATGTCGTAATGATTTAGCCCAAAAACAAGCTCTGCGACAAGCACAAAATAAGGATTCAGAGTTAATGCTTGATGATTATAACATCTTCACTAAAGCAGCAGCGAAGGTTGGAATACCATCAAATATGCGTGATTCAATCATGTCTATGACTGGCACTATCGTGGTTACAAACAATAATGTACACTTTTATGACTCATTAGCTCAGGATGAAAAAAGTTGGATTAGTCATTTAAAAGGCGGAGAATCAGCCTCGATTTACAGTTGTGATAATGTCAGTTGCTTGCATTCAACGCTTGCGACGAAATATCACAATATCACCAGAGAAATCTTATGCAGGTAA
- a CDS encoding thymidylate synthase: MFHRYLCRELLAFFKGSLKVHDGLSNASKFWEKIADKNGKINSNYGHYVFHIQLPEANNQTQYDWVVSCFREDLDTRQALVNISQINHKTSDILDFPCTLGLQFYVITSV, translated from the coding sequence ATATTCCATCGCTATCTGTGTAGGGAGCTATTAGCTTTTTTCAAAGGAAGCCTCAAAGTTCATGATGGACTGTCTAATGCTTCTAAGTTTTGGGAGAAGATTGCTGATAAAAATGGTAAGATAAACTCAAACTATGGCCACTATGTTTTCCATATTCAATTACCTGAGGCCAACAACCAAACTCAATATGACTGGGTGGTATCGTGCTTTCGTGAAGACTTGGATACTCGACAGGCTCTTGTTAATATTTCCCAAATCAACCATAAAACCAGCGATATTTTGGACTTTCCATGCACACTTGGTTTGCAATTTTACGTAATAACGTCAGTTTAG
- a CDS encoding IS110-like element ISOt5 family transposase produces the protein MIMNSIIVGIDVSKETFDAAVLINNKVQTRKFNNNSEGFNKLVTWLKSRGTGHVCMEATGIYWKNLAKYLYDYGYKVSVVNPARIKGFAMSKLSRTKTDKADSVLIADFCKAMKPEAWYPQPLYIQELQQLVNRLNVLIKHKTQETNRLEGASKAIANNIQMHIEFLETQIKEIEQLINDHIKNNKDLHNKAMLLESIPGIGAKTQAVVLAFLADIEKFSSAKQVVAFVGLNPKHRQSGSSVRGASRISRTGNSDLRKSFYMPAMSALRHNCIIKQFSQRLSDTGKPKMLILIAAMRKLLHIIYGVLKHNSPFNPNVLINQK, from the coding sequence GTGATTATGAATAGTATAATTGTAGGAATTGACGTTTCTAAAGAGACATTTGATGCAGCTGTGTTAATTAATAATAAAGTTCAAACAAGAAAATTTAATAATAATTCTGAAGGGTTTAACAAATTAGTAACATGGTTAAAAAGCAGAGGAACTGGACATGTTTGTATGGAAGCAACAGGTATCTACTGGAAAAATTTAGCTAAATATCTGTACGATTATGGTTATAAAGTAAGCGTAGTAAATCCTGCCCGTATTAAAGGTTTTGCAATGAGTAAACTTAGTCGTACAAAAACAGATAAAGCAGACAGTGTATTAATAGCAGATTTTTGCAAAGCAATGAAACCGGAAGCATGGTATCCACAGCCTCTTTATATTCAAGAACTACAGCAGCTAGTTAATCGCCTGAATGTTTTAATTAAGCATAAAACACAAGAAACAAATAGATTAGAAGGAGCTTCTAAAGCAATTGCTAATAATATTCAAATGCATATTGAATTTCTTGAAACACAAATTAAAGAAATTGAACAACTAATCAATGACCATATTAAAAATAACAAAGATCTTCATAATAAGGCTATGTTACTTGAGTCAATACCAGGCATAGGAGCAAAAACACAGGCTGTAGTTCTTGCTTTTTTAGCAGATATTGAGAAATTTAGTTCTGCTAAACAAGTTGTAGCTTTTGTAGGTCTTAATCCTAAGCATCGTCAATCTGGCAGTTCCGTGCGGGGTGCTAGTAGAATCTCTAGAACTGGTAATTCAGATCTACGTAAGTCTTTTTATATGCCTGCTATGTCTGCCTTAAGACATAATTGTATTATCAAGCAATTTTCTCAACGTTTGTCTGATACTGGCAAACCCAAAATGCTTATCCTTATTGCCGCTATGCGTAAGTTATTACATATCATTTATGGTGTTTTAAAGCATAATTCTCCTTTTAATCCTAATGTTTTAATCAATCAGAAATAA
- a CDS encoding ankyrin repeat domain-containing protein, protein MCYCYNLLFYCNFTYFYHTRNANIHIKDKSGKFPIHLAAGNGFKDVVQFLLDLDIYTYPNMINSQDNDGQTLLHLIAKYSFEKFPTNLLSTVLSYERDLDDYDKRFIDTADMLLNRGVDTNIQNNDGQTALHLAILYHPKDLHVRYEEYLRKNSNVAISYRSTELIKSLSSNNVNFNLKNKDGYTVLDLALAIEHDQHKIAEHLQEKRLLWREGQIKVANNSLVIIAENKEQILKLKPDSAKTDADKFLEKWRELPINITEQILDTLDDDDFGAFQQLNEERKVPLGEDSIHEMI, encoded by the coding sequence TTGTGCTATTGCTATAATCTTTTATTTTATTGCAATTTCACTTATTTTTATCATACAAGGAATGCTAATATTCATATAAAAGATAAGAGCGGGAAATTTCCAATACATTTAGCTGCTGGAAATGGCTTCAAAGATGTAGTACAGTTTTTGTTAGATTTAGATATATATACATATCCTAATATGATAAATTCACAAGATAATGATGGTCAAACTCTTTTACATTTAATTGCTAAGTATAGCTTTGAAAAATTTCCTACTAATCTTCTTAGTACTGTTCTTTCTTACGAGCGTGATTTAGATGATTATGACAAGCGATTTATAGATACAGCAGATATGCTGTTGAATAGAGGAGTAGATACAAACATACAAAATAATGATGGTCAAACTGCTTTACATTTGGCTATTTTATATCATCCTAAAGATTTACATGTAAGATATGAAGAATACCTAAGAAAGAATAGTAATGTAGCTATTTCATATCGCTCAACAGAGTTAATAAAGAGTTTGTCAAGTAATAATGTTAATTTTAATTTGAAAAATAAAGACGGTTATACAGTTTTAGATTTAGCTTTAGCTATTGAACATGATCAGCATAAAATCGCAGAGCACTTGCAAGAGAAAAGGCTATTATGGAGGGAAGGGCAAATAAAGGTCGCAAATAACTCGCTGGTAATAATAGCGGAAAATAAGGAGCAGATATTAAAATTAAAACCCGATTCAGCAAAAACCGATGCTGATAAATTTTTGGAAAAGTGGCGTGAGTTACCTATCAACATAACTGAGCAGATATTAGACACATTGGATGATGATGATTTTGGAGCATTTCAACAGCTTAACGAAGAACGTAAAGTACCGTTGGGAGAGGACAGTATTCATGAAATGATTTAA
- a CDS encoding aminotransferase class V-fold PLP-dependent enzyme, translating into MCGWIFTIRTSLYLFKKWGVVLSSGIHCAPWLHETIGTLPTGTLRVSMGNYTTKKDIEHFIKATKDIINRGECAKVSA; encoded by the coding sequence TTGTGTGGTTGGATCTTTACCATCAGAACTAGCTTATATTTATTTAAAAAATGGGGTGTAGTTTTAAGCTCTGGGATTCATTGCGCCCCTTGGCTCCATGAAACTATTGGAACCTTGCCTACAGGTACACTTCGCGTAAGCATGGGGAACTATACAACAAAAAAGGACATTGAACATTTTATTAAGGCTACCAAAGATATTATTAACAGAGGTGAATGTGCAAAAGTTAGTGCGTGA
- a CDS encoding nucleoside triphosphate pyrophosphohydrolase, giving the protein MRDQIPKIIENTGRRCNVRVLDETEYYLELKKKLVEEVDEFLTEANLEELADIVEVIYALAKAIGHDVKKLDEVRRKKNSERGSFEQRLFIESTDN; this is encoded by the coding sequence GTGCGTGATCAAATTCCTAAAATCATTGAGAACACTGGACGGCGTTGTAATGTGCGTGTGCTTGATGAGACAGAGTATTATTTAGAGCTTAAAAAAAAGTTGGTTGAGGAAGTCGATGAGTTTCTTACCGAAGCAAACCTTGAGGAATTGGCAGATATCGTTGAAGTTATCTATGCATTAGCAAAAGCCATTGGCCATGATGTTAAAAAACTTGATGAGGTGAGGCGTAAAAAAAATTCTGAACGAGGATCCTTCGAGCAAAGGCTATTCATAGAGTCAACAGACAATTAG
- a CDS encoding Rpn family recombination-promoting nuclease/putative transposase, whose amino-acid sequence MTKQLKHDSLAKTIMSDPVAAQEFLEYYLPMNFKSLIDLSQIKVEQESYIEESLKKKYSDIVYKVATKKHGNAFIYILIEAQSTVDYWTALRLWRYTLLLCERHKKEKTKLPLVYNLVIYNGKEVYNAPRNLWDLFTDSMIAKQLMTSDYQLVDLQSMSNDEIVRKKHIGMLEYMLKHIHQRDMLKLWEEFLIKFKHVLILDKEKGYIYLRSFLWYTDTKLLESQQPELEQVLAKYLSEEEKGNIMRTIAAKYIDEGRAEGVKLGETKGRAEGRAEGIKLGETKGRAEGRAEAAQGLARNLLKAGFSVEFISENTGLSKEEVINLKNNIEY is encoded by the coding sequence ATGACAAAACAATTAAAGCATGATTCATTGGCAAAGACAATCATGAGCGATCCAGTGGCTGCACAAGAATTTCTAGAGTATTATTTACCAATGAATTTCAAGAGTTTAATAGATTTATCACAAATAAAAGTAGAGCAAGAGAGTTATATAGAAGAATCGTTAAAGAAAAAATACAGTGATATCGTCTATAAAGTTGCAACCAAAAAACATGGCAATGCTTTTATTTATATATTAATTGAAGCTCAATCAACCGTCGATTATTGGACAGCTCTGCGGTTATGGAGATACACATTGTTATTGTGCGAAAGGCATAAGAAAGAAAAAACTAAATTACCATTAGTGTATAATTTAGTGATCTACAACGGCAAAGAAGTCTACAACGCACCTAGGAATTTGTGGGATTTATTTACCGATTCAATGATAGCTAAGCAATTAATGACCTCTGACTATCAATTAGTCGATTTACAAAGTATGTCGAATGATGAAATTGTTAGGAAAAAGCATATCGGAATGCTCGAATATATGCTAAAGCACATTCATCAACGAGATATGTTAAAGCTTTGGGAAGAGTTTCTAATAAAGTTCAAACATGTTTTAATACTTGATAAAGAAAAAGGCTATATTTACCTAAGATCATTTTTATGGTATACTGATACTAAATTACTAGAGAGTCAGCAACCAGAATTAGAGCAGGTTCTGGCTAAGTATTTATCTGAAGAAGAAAAAGGTAATATTATGAGAACTATTGCTGCAAAATATATTGATGAAGGCAGAGCTGAAGGTGTAAAGCTTGGTGAGACTAAAGGCAGAGCTGAAGGCAGAGCTGAAGGTATAAAGCTTGGTGAGACTAAAGGCAGAGCTGAAGGCAGAGCTGAAGCCGCACAAGGGCTTGCAAGAAACTTATTAAAAGCTGGCTTTTCAGTTGAATTTATTTCTGAAAATACTGGATTGTCAAAAGAAGAAGTGATTAATTTAAAAAATAACATAGAGTATTAA
- a CDS encoding conjugal transfer protein TraH, translating into MRRNITISPEKSYAGKAKQQLTNLKIKFGKNTEFSDHEIAFLSSIGDIFPIYDYIILEAISGVTILDSSSELIASYTLVQHLKEVITEIRRAVTSLGAKQVSNEHLERYLKELNRVQLFANEKWTSLQTDASRIDKRARLIEQHLIAKEKS; encoded by the coding sequence TTGCGACGAAATATCACAATATCACCAGAGAAATCTTATGCAGGTAAAGCTAAACAACAATTGACTAATCTAAAAATTAAATTTGGTAAGAATACTGAATTTAGTGACCATGAAATAGCCTTTTTATCTTCGATTGGAGATATATTCCCAATTTATGATTATATCATATTAGAAGCTATTTCTGGAGTCACAATTTTAGATAGCTCATCAGAATTAATAGCTAGCTATACATTAGTTCAGCATTTGAAGGAAGTAATCACCGAAATACGTAGAGCCGTTACTTCACTAGGTGCTAAGCAAGTTTCGAATGAACATTTAGAAAGATATTTGAAGGAATTGAATCGGGTACAACTTTTTGCAAATGAGAAATGGACTAGCCTACAAACAGATGCAAGTCGAATAGATAAAAGGGCTAGATTAATAGAGCAGCATTTAATAGCGAAGGAGAAAAGTTAA
- a CDS encoding IS982 family transposase, producing MKKCIVTVYYLIDNFCKIYQEWKRKKLIPSSNQRNRDGKLSLAELLTITIYFYLSPCKDFKNYYLYYLRYKYKEYFCLPSYSRIIQLLPRMLLPLAVLMHYLKGDETGIYYIDSTKLAICHNKRTSSNRVFNRFSKIGKSSYSWFLGFKLHLIINNKGEIMSVKITKGNKSDLSIASVISEGLSGKLFGDKAYISKELFHQLFSNGLRLFTNLRKDMKTYLLDIDDKCLLNKRSLIESVFNVLKKHMHLEHTRHRSPLNFFVHIIASLTSYSISKLNPYLISSSFSSNSLS from the coding sequence ATGAAAAAATGTATTGTAACAGTATACTATTTAATAGATAATTTTTGCAAGATATATCAAGAGTGGAAAAGAAAGAAATTAATACCAAGTAGTAATCAAAGGAACAGAGATGGAAAGTTGTCCTTAGCTGAGTTATTAACAATAACGATATATTTTTATTTATCTCCATGCAAGGATTTTAAAAATTATTATCTATATTACTTGCGTTATAAGTATAAAGAATACTTTTGTTTACCAAGCTATAGTAGGATAATACAACTATTACCTAGAATGTTGCTACCATTAGCCGTATTAATGCATTATCTGAAAGGAGATGAGACTGGTATATATTATATCGATTCTACAAAGTTAGCAATTTGTCATAATAAACGTACTTCCAGCAATAGAGTTTTTAACAGATTTTCTAAAATTGGCAAGAGTAGTTATAGCTGGTTCTTAGGCTTTAAGCTTCATCTTATAATCAATAACAAAGGCGAAATAATGTCAGTTAAAATTACTAAAGGCAATAAAAGCGACCTATCTATAGCTTCAGTTATTTCTGAAGGCCTATCTGGTAAATTGTTTGGTGATAAAGCTTACATATCTAAAGAGTTATTTCATCAACTCTTCTCCAATGGTCTACGTTTATTTACTAATCTTCGTAAAGATATGAAAACATATTTATTAGACATAGATGATAAGTGCTTATTAAATAAACGTTCTTTAATTGAGTCTGTCTTTAATGTACTAAAAAAACACATGCATTTAGAGCATACTAGACACCGTTCTCCTCTTAATTTCTTTGTTCATATAATTGCTTCTCTTACTAGTTATTCTATCTCCAAACTTAATCCTTATCTTATCTCCTCTTCTTTTTCTTCTAACTCCTTATCCTAA
- a CDS encoding toprim domain-containing protein: protein MTDKINDSNNFNNIHNSKTDIENSKANSLNHNVAVKLTNGDIADGIVLLSDHNSLRADNTLKESINQLINDWKNSKFELQDRLIIAGHKEAENINQNIRNYMKENGDLKGPEYSILISGAESKKYANYMAGDRIVFQTNDKDLQIQNSEFATLVSIDENKFVAKTDTGNEVSFDLNKISFKHGYATTVCNPQTAVKKDVYVLHNNGVGIESSNISMIGNAEQVRLYYNVQATKNVANLIEQLSTAKTDFINSKEENNDVQANEVRQYQSAQNYRKNDYYSNSEEELQKLRDAIAYRAETIACELLGDPNKRLSTYGKIRWGDTGKIQVTTEGKYAGKWYDFSTGQKGDLLSLAQRERGYSFFEAKEYLKSMVGMSNISQRYQRPPKTDDSQQYTQQSESVKIAKVQNLYERSSRIHGYEIDTSPSAEVEIVKKYLENRGITFDKSTASSDLKASILLDTQTRENYPAFTAFARNSKGEITGVQAVYLNLAGDKANISINRRSFGKISGSFITIAKRNANDPNITIIAEGAETALSLQQSGIKGNIIASAGIANLRNYSPFPGEKIIIAADNDSKNPITNNTVIKAAKTLEMKGAITCIVKPPENGDFNNLLQSCGDQSIRDIIEPEITKLTKAVEATKLTQTENNSIEKQNDITNVKELYNKSSSLYYSKQKEEAKVEAIVGASR from the coding sequence ATGACTGACAAAATCAATGATTCAAATAATTTCAATAACATTCATAATTCAAAAACAGATATAGAAAATTCTAAAGCTAACAGCTTGAACCACAATGTAGCTGTAAAGCTGACAAATGGTGATATTGCTGATGGCATAGTGCTACTTAGCGATCATAATAGCTTGAGGGCTGATAATACTCTAAAAGAATCAATAAACCAATTAATCAATGATTGGAAAAATAGTAAATTTGAGCTGCAGGATCGTTTGATAATTGCTGGCCATAAAGAAGCTGAAAATATTAATCAAAACATCAGAAACTACATGAAGGAAAATGGTGATCTAAAAGGTCCAGAATACAGCATTTTAATTTCAGGAGCCGAATCAAAAAAATATGCTAACTACATGGCTGGAGACCGAATTGTATTTCAAACAAACGATAAGGATTTACAAATACAAAACAGTGAATTTGCAACTCTAGTATCAATTGATGAAAATAAGTTTGTAGCTAAGACAGATACAGGAAACGAGGTAAGCTTTGATTTAAATAAAATAAGCTTTAAACATGGATATGCTACAACAGTTTGTAACCCACAAACAGCTGTCAAAAAAGATGTATATGTTCTTCATAATAATGGTGTAGGAATAGAAAGTTCTAACATAAGCATGATAGGGAATGCAGAGCAAGTACGGCTGTACTACAATGTGCAAGCTACAAAAAATGTTGCTAACCTAATAGAGCAGCTTAGCACAGCTAAGACAGACTTTATCAATTCAAAAGAGGAGAATAATGATGTTCAAGCAAATGAAGTAAGGCAATATCAATCTGCTCAAAACTATAGAAAAAACGATTATTATTCAAATAGCGAGGAAGAACTACAAAAATTGAGGGATGCAATAGCTTATAGAGCTGAAACTATAGCTTGTGAGCTTCTTGGAGATCCAAATAAGCGCCTATCTACATACGGAAAAATACGTTGGGGAGACACTGGCAAAATACAAGTAACCACCGAGGGCAAGTACGCTGGAAAATGGTATGACTTTAGTACAGGACAAAAGGGTGATTTATTATCCCTGGCTCAAAGAGAAAGAGGATACAGCTTTTTTGAGGCAAAGGAATATTTGAAAAGTATGGTTGGAATGTCTAATATTAGTCAACGGTATCAGAGACCGCCTAAGACTGACGATTCTCAACAATACACTCAACAATCTGAAAGTGTTAAAATCGCAAAAGTTCAAAACTTGTATGAACGATCAAGCAGAATACATGGTTATGAGATAGATACGAGCCCAAGCGCAGAAGTTGAAATAGTAAAAAAGTATCTTGAAAATCGTGGTATTACTTTTGACAAAAGCACTGCAAGTTCAGACTTAAAAGCCAGTATACTGCTTGATACTCAAACGAGAGAAAATTATCCAGCATTTACAGCATTTGCAAGAAATTCAAAAGGGGAAATTACAGGAGTACAGGCTGTATATCTAAATTTGGCAGGAGATAAGGCGAATATTTCAATTAACAGAAGATCTTTCGGTAAAATCAGCGGATCGTTCATAACAATCGCAAAGCGAAATGCGAATGACCCTAATATAACAATTATAGCAGAAGGCGCTGAAACAGCATTGAGCTTGCAGCAATCAGGCATTAAAGGTAATATCATTGCTAGTGCAGGAATTGCGAATTTGAGAAATTATTCACCATTTCCTGGTGAAAAAATCATCATTGCAGCAGATAATGATAGCAAAAATCCTATAACTAATAATACTGTAATTAAAGCTGCAAAAACGTTAGAAATGAAGGGAGCGATAACTTGTATAGTCAAACCACCAGAAAATGGTGATTTTAATAATCTGTTGCAAAGTTGTGGAGACCAGTCAATTAGAGACATTATAGAACCTGAAATTACTAAACTTACTAAAGCAGTTGAAGCAACCAAACTTACGCAAACAGAAAATAATAGTATAGAAAAACAAAATGATATTACGAATGTTAAAGAATTGTATAATAAATCATCATCTCTATACTACTCTAAACAAAAAGAGGAAGCTAAGGTGGAAGCGATAGTAGGTGCGTCAAGATAA
- a CDS encoding conjugal transfer protein TraG N-terminal domain-containing protein — translation MDYVIYTFGGGDLLWHVFNGIGRVFASNSEYFTPVGHLALTIGGIWAATRAIFRGNIGIFAMEWFFPSIFIFTLLFAPKATVWLKDEVSMSAPVKVDNIPIGIAMFASLSSQTSYFVSKMLENHLLPAYEGLSSRKTGIMFGAKAVAKIRDVQIHDPVTLTNTKEFLRQCFMKPYIIGNILGKKAAAQQTNDIIGFIEQNIPNNFGIYYREPSNLGISFKTCRQATPLIKAAIHKELNEGLLTKFAAAIGVQSDQSSMLSQRLKVMTGDTLKYLQREQQDIHEWMKQAMLLNANRESYDDWREKFSLSRIYPNLVSMHAIRGLFQQSFSYLVAGEMAAHMMPILQSVFFALVVSMIFIVFPMGLLPGGYNILKTWILLIIWVSSWPVFFTIIHCLGMISLSSKSGAFGSDYGLNMLSQGSFAEMILYSYATFQMLASSIPMLSWSVIKACAHATANLASQFSPIQVASSLGSNIVDNNLSMDNYSIGNRTISQQNLAPSLHMAAIINDGSIKVTTTDDGRQIINKNVDLLLDNYRSSALLQSGYQNQFVRSQSNLDSLTKKESNLISTGNSITMEIADRITHDEALYIGLTESEYQALQKVGSSSIATTEYTGTSHSKSSSTSTSAGGGVW, via the coding sequence ATGGATTACGTAATATACACATTTGGTGGTGGAGATCTGTTATGGCATGTGTTTAACGGCATAGGCAGAGTCTTTGCTTCAAATAGCGAATACTTCACTCCAGTAGGCCACTTAGCCTTGACTATTGGCGGCATATGGGCTGCTACTAGGGCTATTTTTAGAGGAAATATCGGCATCTTTGCTATGGAGTGGTTCTTTCCATCGATATTTATTTTTACGCTGTTATTTGCCCCCAAAGCTACTGTTTGGCTCAAGGATGAGGTATCAATGAGTGCACCAGTAAAAGTTGATAATATTCCGATAGGTATTGCAATGTTTGCTTCTCTTTCATCGCAAACGAGTTACTTTGTGTCCAAAATGTTGGAAAATCATCTTTTACCGGCTTATGAAGGACTATCAAGCAGAAAAACTGGTATTATGTTTGGAGCTAAGGCTGTAGCTAAGATTCGAGATGTGCAAATACATGATCCAGTAACTTTAACTAATACTAAGGAATTTCTTAGACAATGCTTTATGAAGCCTTACATCATAGGTAATATTCTAGGCAAAAAAGCAGCTGCTCAACAAACTAATGACATTATAGGATTTATCGAGCAGAATATACCTAATAATTTCGGTATTTATTATCGTGAGCCTAGTAATTTAGGTATTAGTTTCAAGACATGCAGACAAGCTACTCCATTGATTAAAGCAGCAATTCATAAAGAATTAAATGAAGGGCTTCTAACAAAGTTCGCAGCAGCGATTGGAGTTCAATCTGATCAGTCAAGCATGTTAAGTCAAAGACTAAAAGTCATGACTGGCGACACACTAAAATATTTACAGAGAGAGCAACAAGACATTCATGAATGGATGAAGCAAGCTATGCTACTTAATGCTAATCGTGAGTCATATGATGACTGGCGTGAGAAGTTTTCATTATCACGAATTTATCCTAATCTGGTGAGTATGCATGCAATCAGAGGGCTCTTTCAACAATCATTTTCGTATCTAGTCGCTGGGGAAATGGCTGCTCACATGATGCCTATTTTACAATCTGTTTTTTTTGCATTAGTAGTTTCAATGATCTTTATTGTATTTCCAATGGGCTTACTGCCTGGTGGTTACAACATACTCAAAACATGGATTCTATTAATAATATGGGTCAGCAGCTGGCCAGTATTTTTTACAATAATCCATTGTCTAGGAATGATCAGCTTATCCAGTAAATCTGGAGCTTTCGGTAGTGATTATGGTCTGAATATGCTATCGCAAGGAAGCTTTGCAGAGATGATTTTATATAGCTATGCGACGTTTCAAATGCTTGCATCATCAATACCAATGCTTTCTTGGTCAGTGATAAAAGCTTGCGCTCATGCTACAGCTAACTTAGCCAGCCAGTTCTCTCCTATACAAGTTGCTAGCAGCTTAGGAAGTAATATAGTCGACAATAACTTGAGTATGGATAATTACAGCATAGGCAATAGAACTATTTCTCAACAAAACCTAGCTCCTTCATTACATATGGCTGCTATTATCAATGATGGTAGTATAAAAGTCACTACAACGGATGATGGTCGACAAATTATAAATAAAAACGTAGATTTATTATTAGATAACTACCGCTCTTCTGCACTGCTACAATCTGGATATCAAAACCAGTTTGTGCGTTCACAGAGCAATCTTGATTCACTGACAAAAAAAGAGTCCAATCTTATTTCAACAGGAAACTCCATTACCATGGAAATAGCCGACAGGATAACTCATGATGAAGCTCTGTATATAGGTCTAACTGAGAGTGAATACCAAGCTCTGCAGAAGGTTGGTTCTAGTAGCATTGCTACTACTGAGTATACAGGTACTAGCCACAGTAAAAGTAGTAGTACTAGTACTAGTGCTGGAGGTGGGGTGTGGTGA
- a CDS encoding conjugal transfer protein TraF: MLTLRLHGFLWYNDKHGHEPDDSTSKLINLAHDHRIEELKEQFNGAQRIALDNPTLENVITAQRLQKQIMEKAHKFATMWQLATLLDYQLINAHEPSNSLHRKLYQEKSEQKNDLKLKNIAKNWGLILQVKEDCLLCKAFMPIVQGFANKYAFQLLAVSKNNELLNKLNPKHIVPVLYLVASDGKKIYSVARGIISENKIIDNILAIDRYYHKLETR, translated from the coding sequence TTGCTAACTCTTCGCCTACATGGTTTTTTATGGTACAATGATAAACATGGTCATGAGCCTGATGACTCTACTTCTAAGTTGATAAATTTGGCCCATGATCATAGAATCGAGGAATTAAAGGAGCAATTTAATGGAGCTCAGCGTATAGCGCTTGATAATCCAACGCTCGAAAATGTAATTACAGCCCAAAGATTGCAGAAGCAAATCATGGAGAAGGCGCATAAGTTTGCTACTATGTGGCAATTAGCTACTCTACTTGATTATCAACTGATTAATGCTCATGAGCCATCTAATAGCTTACATAGAAAGCTATATCAAGAAAAATCAGAGCAGAAAAACGACTTAAAACTCAAAAACATTGCTAAAAACTGGGGCTTGATTCTGCAAGTTAAAGAAGATTGCTTGCTCTGTAAGGCCTTTATGCCTATTGTTCAGGGCTTTGCTAATAAATATGCATTTCAGTTGCTAGCTGTCAGTAAGAATAATGAGTTGCTTAATAAACTAAATCCTAAGCATATTGTACCTGTATTATATCTAGTAGCTAGCGATGGTAAAAAAATATATTCAGTAGCTAGAGGCATAATCTCTGAGAATAAAATTATCGACAATATTCTAGCAATCGATAGATATTATCATAAATTGGAGACTAGATGA